One window from the genome of Serinibacter salmoneus encodes:
- a CDS encoding cytochrome c oxidase assembly protein — MTSPAPSTRWRVRTLASAAVLAIVVTAVTASLSGAVEATALSDPGALVRWGLPVTDLLVTTAATVTMGALTLAAFVLPQRQVPGAGRGRSGGARAPRGPRVRPDGAAWPIAQRTAAAASVVWTLGVGVQLVLTYAQVAGRAPTEPGFTAELELFLTRIELGQAGLWALALTAVTALAAVATASAAGAAWSVVAGAVAFIPVAASGHAAGAADHILAVGALYLHLIPVTMWIGGLVVLMIVSPRIGRDVRSAASRYSAIAAWSLALVVVSGVASATVRLAGPSDLLTPYGALLIGKALLTLALGLLGLWHRRRTIPRLADGASALFWRLIAVEVLVAAAVIGMATTLSSTPPPVPEIPLEAPSPGELITGYPVPVQPTAFGWAFFVRPDVLVLAGIGSAAVMLVRWCLRLRRRGDAWPWLRVAWGLLGLGVLAWVTSGGAAVYGMILFSAHMVQHMLLVMLIPIFLVLAAPVTLALRALPGRQDGSLGPRELMLAVVHSRLAAFFGNPVIAAINVVLSMFVFYFTPLFQYSLSNHLVHLWMIVHFTLTGYLFVNALIGIDPGPTRPGYPIRLLLLFATMGFHAFFGLFIAQSTSLIAAPWFGALGLPWGVDALADQQLGGYYAWAFGEVPSLVLAVALGIAWIRDDERTAIRLDRAAARDGEADLAAYNAMLARMAGGGTAGETDDGRSPRDNPTQETR; from the coding sequence GTGACATCTCCCGCACCCTCGACCCGCTGGAGAGTGCGCACCCTGGCCTCCGCCGCAGTCCTCGCGATCGTGGTGACCGCCGTGACCGCCTCCCTCAGCGGAGCAGTGGAGGCAACGGCGCTGAGCGACCCCGGCGCTCTGGTGCGCTGGGGCCTGCCGGTTACCGACCTGCTGGTCACCACGGCTGCGACCGTGACGATGGGTGCCCTTACGCTCGCAGCCTTCGTGCTCCCACAGCGCCAGGTACCGGGTGCGGGGCGCGGACGTTCGGGCGGTGCTCGCGCGCCCCGGGGGCCCCGGGTGCGGCCCGACGGCGCAGCCTGGCCGATCGCGCAGCGCACCGCGGCCGCGGCCTCGGTGGTGTGGACGCTCGGCGTGGGTGTGCAGCTCGTCCTCACCTACGCGCAGGTGGCCGGGCGTGCGCCCACCGAACCCGGCTTCACCGCCGAGCTGGAGTTGTTCCTGACGCGCATCGAGCTGGGACAGGCCGGTCTGTGGGCCCTGGCCCTGACGGCCGTGACGGCGCTCGCAGCGGTCGCCACGGCGAGCGCGGCCGGCGCCGCATGGTCGGTCGTGGCGGGCGCCGTAGCCTTCATTCCGGTGGCCGCCTCCGGGCACGCCGCCGGGGCCGCCGACCACATCCTCGCCGTCGGCGCGCTCTATCTGCACCTGATCCCCGTGACCATGTGGATCGGCGGGCTCGTGGTGCTGATGATCGTCTCCCCACGGATCGGCCGGGACGTGCGCTCCGCGGCCTCCCGGTACTCCGCGATCGCGGCGTGGTCTCTCGCGCTCGTGGTGGTCTCCGGTGTGGCCAGTGCCACAGTGCGGCTCGCCGGCCCCTCCGACCTCCTGACGCCCTACGGGGCACTGCTGATCGGCAAGGCGTTGCTCACCCTCGCCCTCGGGCTGCTCGGGCTGTGGCACCGCCGCCGCACGATTCCCCGGCTTGCCGACGGCGCAAGCGCACTCTTCTGGCGGCTGATCGCCGTGGAGGTACTGGTGGCGGCAGCCGTGATCGGGATGGCCACGACGCTGTCCAGCACGCCGCCGCCGGTGCCCGAGATCCCCTTGGAGGCCCCGAGCCCGGGGGAGCTGATCACGGGTTACCCGGTCCCGGTGCAGCCCACGGCGTTCGGGTGGGCGTTCTTCGTGCGGCCGGACGTGCTCGTGCTCGCCGGGATCGGCTCGGCGGCGGTGATGCTGGTGCGCTGGTGCCTGCGACTGCGCCGGCGGGGCGACGCGTGGCCCTGGCTGCGGGTGGCGTGGGGGTTGCTGGGCCTCGGCGTGCTGGCCTGGGTGACCTCCGGCGGCGCGGCGGTGTACGGGATGATCCTGTTCAGCGCGCACATGGTGCAGCACATGCTGCTGGTGATGCTCATCCCCATCTTCCTGGTGCTGGCCGCCCCCGTGACCCTTGCGCTGCGAGCCCTGCCGGGCCGCCAGGACGGGTCTCTGGGTCCACGCGAACTGATGCTCGCCGTCGTGCACAGCAGGCTCGCGGCCTTCTTCGGCAACCCGGTGATCGCGGCGATCAACGTGGTGCTGAGCATGTTCGTCTTCTATTTCACCCCGCTGTTCCAGTACTCCCTGTCCAACCACCTGGTGCACCTGTGGATGATCGTGCACTTCACCCTCACCGGGTACCTGTTCGTGAATGCGTTGATCGGGATCGACCCGGGCCCCACCAGGCCCGGCTATCCGATCCGGCTGCTGCTGCTGTTCGCCACGATGGGCTTCCACGCCTTCTTCGGTCTCTTCATCGCCCAGTCCACCAGTCTCATTGCTGCGCCCTGGTTCGGGGCGCTCGGACTGCCCTGGGGTGTGGACGCCCTCGCCGACCAACAGCTCGGCGGCTACTACGCGTGGGCGTTCGGTGAGGTGCCCTCACTGGTGCTGGCGGTGGCGCTCGGCATCGCCTGGATCCGCGACGACGAGCGCACCGCCATCCGCCTGGACCGCGCGGCCGCGCGCGACGGCGAGGCGGACCTCGCGGCCTACAACGCGATGCTCGCGCGAATGGCGGGCGGCGGCACAGCGGGGGAGACTGACGACGGCCGTTCCCCGCGCGACAACCCCACACAGGAGACCCGTTGA
- a CDS encoding AAA family ATPase: protein MIGGAVPTHLAPTTSPISYEEATRSSELLGRISRVFDQRIVGQHELRSALVTSLLAGGHVLLESVPGLAKTLSAHTLASAVGGSFHRIQCTPDLMPNDILGTQIYNYATGEFSTQLGPVHANMVLVDEINRSSAKTQAAMLEAMEERQTSVGGEVYRLPDPFMVLATQNPIEEEGTYVLPEAQMDRFLMKVTLTYPGPDDEVGILERVSAGSFDRPLTAEPISTMEALLLQRLTAKVYVDTAIKQYIVALVNTTRGGGPRPVAGLGQHVRVGASPRGSIALMRVAQAIALQEGRSYVIPDDVKQMRYAVLRHRIVRTYDALANDVPPESLIDAVFAAVPSP from the coding sequence ATGATCGGGGGCGCAGTGCCCACGCACCTTGCACCGACCACCTCGCCCATCTCCTACGAGGAGGCGACCCGCTCCTCGGAGCTGCTGGGACGCATCTCCCGGGTCTTCGACCAGCGGATCGTGGGCCAGCACGAGTTGCGCTCTGCCCTGGTCACCTCCTTGCTGGCGGGGGGTCACGTGCTCCTGGAGTCCGTGCCTGGCCTCGCCAAGACGCTGAGTGCGCACACCCTCGCCTCGGCCGTCGGCGGGAGTTTCCACCGCATCCAGTGCACCCCGGACCTGATGCCGAACGACATCCTCGGCACCCAGATCTACAACTACGCGACCGGTGAGTTCTCCACCCAGCTCGGGCCGGTGCACGCCAACATGGTGCTGGTCGACGAGATCAACCGCTCCTCTGCCAAGACCCAGGCAGCGATGCTCGAGGCGATGGAGGAGCGCCAGACCTCCGTGGGCGGCGAGGTCTACCGACTCCCGGATCCGTTCATGGTGCTGGCCACCCAGAACCCCATCGAGGAGGAGGGCACCTACGTGCTGCCCGAGGCCCAGATGGACCGCTTCCTGATGAAGGTGACCCTGACCTACCCCGGTCCGGACGACGAGGTCGGCATCCTCGAGCGGGTCTCGGCCGGCAGCTTCGACCGCCCCCTCACGGCCGAACCGATCAGCACCATGGAGGCGCTGCTCCTGCAACGCCTCACCGCGAAGGTCTACGTGGACACGGCCATCAAGCAGTACATCGTGGCGCTGGTGAACACCACCCGCGGCGGCGGCCCCCGGCCCGTGGCCGGACTCGGCCAGCACGTGCGGGTGGGCGCGAGCCCGCGTGGCTCGATCGCGCTGATGCGCGTGGCGCAGGCCATCGCCCTGCAGGAGGGGCGCTCCTACGTGATCCCCGACGACGTGAAGCAGATGCGCTACGCCGTGCTGCGTCACCGCATCGTGCGCACCTACGACGCCCTCGCCAACGACGTCCCGCCGGAGTCCCTCATCGACGCGGTGTTCGCGGCGGTCCCCAGCCCGTGA
- a CDS encoding DUF58 domain-containing protein, translated as MTAPAQRTTAARSRLEAVRARLELPTVRHAAGVLDGRHRSIFSGHGQDFDEMALYLPGDDVGDIDWKASASTGHPVIRRFQRESNLAMALCVDTGRSMATLAPDGTSKADLATFVCDVVGYLARSRGDLLALVAGDAERSVQVPARGGTTHMEALLHRIAGMITLDAPPSAMTHVLDLTLTWFTRRSLVVVVTDEARPTREAEQTIKRLRARHELMVVQIADALPTDFAGEVVADVDSPVRLPRFLRGRQDVATEARRVADTRQREVTDMLRRHRVPSVVVRGEDDVVDALAEVLARSRRAGS; from the coding sequence GTGACGGCGCCCGCCCAGCGCACCACCGCCGCACGCTCCCGCCTCGAGGCCGTCCGGGCGCGTCTGGAGTTGCCGACCGTCCGGCACGCCGCCGGAGTCCTGGACGGCCGGCACCGGTCGATCTTCAGCGGGCACGGTCAGGACTTCGACGAGATGGCGCTCTACCTGCCGGGCGACGACGTGGGAGACATCGACTGGAAGGCCTCCGCAAGCACGGGCCACCCCGTGATCCGCCGGTTCCAACGGGAGTCCAACCTCGCCATGGCGCTGTGCGTGGACACCGGCCGCTCCATGGCGACCCTCGCGCCCGACGGCACGAGCAAGGCGGACCTGGCGACGTTCGTGTGCGACGTCGTGGGCTACCTCGCGCGCAGCCGGGGGGATCTCCTTGCCCTGGTGGCGGGCGACGCCGAACGGTCCGTGCAGGTCCCGGCGCGCGGCGGCACCACCCACATGGAGGCGCTGCTGCACCGTATCGCCGGCATGATCACGCTGGATGCGCCGCCCTCGGCGATGACCCACGTGCTGGACCTCACCCTGACGTGGTTCACCAGACGCAGCCTGGTGGTGGTGGTCACCGACGAGGCCCGCCCCACCCGGGAGGCGGAGCAGACGATCAAGCGCCTGCGCGCCCGGCACGAGCTCATGGTGGTGCAGATCGCCGATGCGCTCCCCACCGACTTCGCCGGCGAGGTCGTGGCTGACGTGGACTCCCCGGTGCGACTGCCGCGGTTCCTGCGCGGACGTCAGGACGTCGCGACGGAGGCCCGCCGGGTGGCCGACACGCGCCAACGCGAGGTCACCGACATGCTGCGGCGCCACCGCGTGCCCAGCGTGGTGGTCCGCGGCGAGGACGACGTGGTGGACGCGCTCGCCGAGGTCCTGGCCAGGAGTCGCCGTGCCGGTTCCTGA
- a CDS encoding vWA domain-containing protein → MVTAGLQHWWVFVLALAALVAAFLLGYLRRRPALGEARWVANAGYLTALPSFTRALGQYRRGLWGAVVLTLLAGTAAGVLAARPVQRESTNPELATRDIVLCLDVSGSMVGYDAEIVDTFLDLVEEFDGERIALSIWNQTSRTVFPLTDDYDLVREELAHAQDVLDFDVATLDDNTYDPEDLDSLIAFIAGTDGGSETDTSLIGDGLASCGLLFDEADAERSRTVILASDNQVIGEPVFSLEDSADFIDRRDINLVAIYGGEESLASEAARTEYETIVTSHGGLFFEAADPEAVPAILESVEQEQAVDLDVEPEVTITDAPAWPLAVLGGALLVLGGLLWRLRL, encoded by the coding sequence ATGGTGACCGCCGGACTGCAGCACTGGTGGGTGTTCGTGCTCGCCCTCGCCGCGCTCGTGGCCGCCTTCCTGCTCGGGTACCTGCGGCGTCGCCCCGCCCTCGGTGAGGCGCGGTGGGTCGCGAACGCCGGGTACCTCACCGCGCTGCCCTCCTTCACGCGTGCCCTCGGTCAGTACCGCCGCGGCCTGTGGGGCGCGGTCGTCCTGACCCTGCTGGCGGGGACCGCCGCCGGCGTGCTCGCCGCCCGCCCCGTGCAACGCGAGTCGACGAACCCCGAACTGGCCACGCGGGACATCGTCCTGTGCCTGGACGTCTCCGGATCGATGGTGGGGTACGACGCCGAGATCGTCGACACCTTCCTGGACCTGGTGGAGGAGTTCGACGGCGAGCGGATCGCCCTGTCCATCTGGAACCAGACCTCACGCACCGTGTTCCCCCTCACCGACGACTACGACCTGGTGCGGGAGGAACTGGCGCACGCCCAGGACGTGCTGGACTTCGACGTCGCGACCCTGGACGACAACACCTACGACCCCGAGGACCTGGACTCCCTGATCGCGTTCATCGCCGGCACCGATGGGGGCAGCGAGACCGACACCTCCCTGATCGGCGACGGCCTGGCCAGTTGCGGGCTGCTGTTCGACGAGGCCGACGCGGAGCGCTCCCGCACCGTGATCCTCGCCTCCGACAACCAGGTGATCGGGGAGCCGGTGTTCTCGCTGGAGGACTCCGCCGACTTCATCGACCGCCGGGACATCAACCTGGTGGCGATCTACGGGGGCGAGGAGAGCCTCGCCTCCGAGGCAGCACGGACGGAGTACGAGACGATCGTCACCTCCCACGGCGGGCTGTTCTTCGAGGCAGCCGACCCCGAGGCCGTGCCCGCCATCCTGGAGTCCGTGGAACAGGAGCAGGCGGTCGATCTCGATGTGGAACCCGAGGTCACCATCACCGATGCGCCGGCCTGGCCGCTGGCCGTGCTCGGCGGCGCACTGCTGGTCCTGGGCGGGCTGCTGTGGAGGTTGCGACTATGA
- a CDS encoding vWA domain-containing protein produces the protein MTWQPVFGLWSALFALPLLGAGIALALSWRTESRTAWLRRGGIALLALVMALGPSTARDTTSTVAVNADIIFVVDRTGSMAAEDYNGSEPRLDGVSADITEIVQDFPGAEYGIVAWDSRSTRQLPLTSDANAAISWADTLTQELSSLSAGSRLDRPLVALTEMLESAQERNPQNVRLVFLMSDGENTDGDASTADSPLIPFDALEPLVDGGAVLGYGTVEGGTMRVWDGSTPPEEADWIIDPATDEPAVSVIDETNLRAVAEQLAIPYEHRTQPGGLESVTQGYDLTQIAGDGRREVTVYTPLLWPFALAVLGLLAWELFALGGAFPRIPGSARSTTAARGRGSAQGGQRAQQAQAGAATEDAR, from the coding sequence ATGACCTGGCAACCCGTGTTCGGGCTGTGGAGTGCCCTGTTCGCGCTGCCGCTCCTCGGCGCCGGTATCGCGCTGGCGCTGTCCTGGCGCACCGAGAGCCGCACCGCGTGGCTGCGGCGCGGCGGCATCGCGCTCCTCGCGCTCGTGATGGCCCTGGGTCCCTCCACCGCGCGCGACACCACCAGTACCGTGGCGGTGAATGCCGACATCATCTTCGTGGTGGACCGCACCGGATCGATGGCCGCCGAGGACTACAACGGCTCCGAGCCACGCCTGGACGGGGTGAGCGCCGACATCACCGAGATCGTGCAGGACTTCCCCGGGGCCGAGTACGGCATCGTGGCGTGGGACTCGCGTTCCACCCGGCAGCTGCCGCTGACCAGCGACGCCAACGCGGCGATCTCCTGGGCCGACACCCTCACCCAGGAGCTCTCCTCGCTCTCGGCGGGATCCCGGCTGGACCGCCCGCTGGTGGCGCTCACCGAGATGCTCGAGTCGGCGCAGGAACGCAATCCGCAGAACGTCCGTCTGGTGTTCCTGATGTCCGACGGGGAGAACACGGACGGCGACGCCTCCACCGCGGACTCCCCCCTGATCCCGTTCGACGCGTTGGAGCCGCTGGTGGACGGCGGCGCGGTGCTGGGGTACGGCACCGTGGAGGGCGGCACCATGCGCGTGTGGGACGGTTCGACACCCCCCGAGGAGGCCGACTGGATCATCGACCCGGCCACGGACGAACCCGCGGTCTCGGTGATCGACGAGACCAATCTGCGCGCCGTGGCCGAGCAGCTCGCGATCCCCTACGAGCACCGCACCCAGCCCGGCGGGCTGGAGAGCGTGACGCAGGGGTACGACCTGACACAGATCGCCGGGGACGGGCGGCGCGAGGTGACGGTCTACACCCCGCTGCTGTGGCCCTTCGCCCTGGCCGTGCTCGGCCTGCTGGCGTGGGAACTGTTCGCCCTGGGCGGCGCGTTCCCCCGCATCCCCGGGTCCGCCCGCAGCACGACCGCCGCCCGTGGCCGCGGGAGCGCCCAGGGCGGGCAGCGAGCCCAGCAGGCGCAGGCCGGCGCCGCAACGGAGGATGCCCGATGA
- a CDS encoding dihydrolipoamide acetyltransferase family protein: protein MPNLQRFALPDVGEGLTEADIVTWHVAAGDTVAVNQVIVEIETAKSLVELPSPWDGVVAEILVTEGTTVDVGTAIIVVDTDPDGSAPSPSPEAAGQAQAPDGAASPAAAGSPQQGSPAQQPQQAPSQPEPSGGVLVGYGTGHAPTTRRPRRTGAHGTTQPASRPTAQPAPATTPATPSSHSPQARPTDTRGPLVSTPTSSGVPVLAKPPVRKLARDLGIDLETVTPSGPGGIITRDDVVARAREGEVRQLVTYPGDDTPWLADGVVSDDGRQTRVPVRSVRRRTAEAMVASAFTAPHVTVLHTVDVTRTMKLVEKLRADKEFDGVRVTPLLIAAKALVLAIRRHPEISAAWDDEAQEIVYKHYINLGIAAATPRGLVVPNIKNAHRLGLRDLAQGIADLTATARQGRTAPSDMTDGTVTITNVGVFGIDTGTPILNPGESAILAFGAITQRPWVHKGKIKPRWVTQLALSFDHRLVDGELGARVLSDVARVLEDPARAMVWS from the coding sequence GTGCCGAACCTGCAGCGCTTTGCCCTCCCCGACGTCGGTGAGGGACTGACCGAGGCCGACATCGTCACCTGGCACGTCGCCGCCGGGGACACCGTCGCCGTCAACCAGGTGATCGTGGAGATCGAGACCGCCAAGTCGCTCGTGGAACTCCCCAGCCCGTGGGACGGGGTCGTCGCCGAGATCCTCGTGACCGAGGGCACCACCGTGGACGTGGGCACCGCGATCATCGTGGTCGACACCGACCCGGACGGCAGCGCGCCCTCGCCCAGCCCCGAGGCCGCCGGGCAGGCGCAGGCGCCCGACGGCGCAGCCTCACCCGCCGCGGCCGGCTCGCCCCAGCAGGGCTCACCCGCTCAGCAGCCCCAGCAGGCGCCCTCCCAGCCCGAGCCCTCCGGTGGTGTCCTGGTGGGTTACGGCACCGGGCACGCACCCACCACGCGGCGTCCCCGACGCACCGGGGCGCACGGAACGACCCAGCCCGCCAGCCGCCCCACCGCGCAGCCGGCCCCGGCCACCACGCCTGCCACGCCGTCGTCCCACTCCCCGCAGGCCCGCCCGACGGACACCCGCGGCCCACTGGTCTCCACCCCCACGTCCTCCGGCGTCCCGGTGCTGGCCAAACCACCGGTGCGCAAGCTCGCCCGCGACCTCGGCATCGACCTGGAGACCGTCACGCCCTCCGGGCCCGGCGGGATCATCACCCGGGACGACGTCGTGGCCCGTGCCCGCGAGGGCGAGGTCCGGCAACTCGTGACCTATCCCGGGGATGACACCCCCTGGCTCGCCGACGGTGTGGTCTCCGACGACGGCCGGCAGACCCGGGTGCCCGTGCGCTCCGTGCGCCGCCGCACCGCCGAGGCCATGGTCGCCTCCGCGTTCACCGCACCACACGTCACGGTGCTGCACACCGTGGACGTCACCCGCACCATGAAGCTGGTGGAGAAACTCCGGGCGGACAAGGAGTTCGACGGCGTGCGGGTCACCCCGCTGCTGATCGCCGCCAAGGCGCTGGTGCTGGCGATCCGACGCCACCCGGAGATCTCCGCGGCCTGGGACGACGAGGCTCAGGAGATCGTCTACAAGCACTACATCAACCTCGGGATCGCCGCCGCGACCCCCCGCGGCCTCGTGGTGCCGAACATCAAGAACGCCCACCGGCTCGGACTGCGCGACCTCGCGCAGGGCATCGCCGACCTCACCGCCACGGCCCGCCAGGGGCGCACCGCCCCGAGCGACATGACCGACGGCACCGTGACCATCACGAACGTGGGGGTCTTCGGCATCGACACCGGGACGCCGATCCTCAACCCGGGGGAGTCCGCGATCCTCGCGTTCGGGGCGATCACGCAGCGACCGTGGGTGCACAAGGGCAAGATCAAGCCGCGCTGGGTGACTCAGTTGGCGCTGTCCTTCGACCACCGGCTCGTGGACGGCGAGCTCGGCGCCCGGGTGCTCTCCGACGTCGCACGCGTGCTGGAGGACCCGGCGCGCGCCATGGTCTGGAGCTGA
- a CDS encoding alpha-ketoacid dehydrogenase subunit beta, translating to MAITTDIQTNATGDAGRPTPSTTTLPLARAINAGLRRALEQDDRVMLMGEDIGRLGGVFRVTDGLQAQFGTQRVVDSPLAESGILGTAIGLAMAGYRPVVEIQFDGFVFPAFDQITTQLAKLHYRSQGRVRVPVVIRIPYGGHIGAIEHHSESPEALFAHTAGLRIVSPATAQDGYTMIQQAIASPDPVIFLEPKSRYWEKGAVELDAEPSGDLHRARTVRAGRDATLVAYGPSVATSLAAAQAAAEEGRELEVIDLRSVAPLDLDSVVASVERTGRLIVVHEAPTAHGVGAEIAAAVAERCFYRLQAPVLRVGGFHTPYPASAIESDYLPSLDRILDAVDRAFAA from the coding sequence ATGGCGATCACGACTGACATCCAGACCAACGCGACCGGCGACGCCGGGCGACCCACGCCGTCGACCACCACGCTCCCGCTGGCCCGGGCCATCAACGCGGGCCTGCGCCGCGCCCTCGAGCAGGACGATCGCGTGATGCTCATGGGCGAGGACATCGGCCGCCTCGGCGGCGTGTTCCGGGTGACCGACGGCCTGCAGGCCCAGTTCGGTACGCAGCGCGTGGTGGACTCCCCGCTGGCGGAGTCCGGGATCCTCGGCACCGCCATCGGGCTGGCGATGGCCGGCTACCGCCCCGTGGTGGAGATCCAGTTCGACGGGTTCGTCTTCCCCGCGTTCGACCAGATCACCACCCAACTCGCCAAGCTGCACTACCGCTCCCAGGGGCGGGTGCGGGTGCCGGTCGTGATCCGCATCCCCTACGGCGGGCACATCGGCGCGATCGAGCACCACAGCGAGTCCCCGGAGGCGCTGTTCGCGCACACCGCCGGACTGCGGATCGTCAGCCCGGCCACCGCCCAGGACGGGTACACGATGATCCAGCAGGCGATCGCCTCCCCGGACCCGGTGATCTTCCTCGAGCCCAAGTCCCGGTACTGGGAGAAGGGTGCGGTCGAGCTCGACGCCGAGCCGAGTGGCGACCTGCATCGCGCCCGCACCGTGCGCGCCGGGCGCGATGCCACGCTCGTGGCCTACGGTCCGAGCGTGGCCACCTCGCTCGCGGCGGCCCAGGCGGCCGCCGAGGAGGGGCGGGAACTGGAGGTCATCGACCTGCGCTCGGTGGCGCCGCTGGACCTCGACTCCGTCGTCGCCTCGGTGGAGCGCACCGGTCGCCTGATCGTGGTGCACGAGGCGCCGACGGCGCACGGGGTGGGCGCCGAGATCGCAGCCGCCGTGGCGGAGCGGTGCTTCTACCGCCTGCAGGCGCCGGTGCTGCGGGTCGGCGGCTTCCACACGCCCTACCCCGCCTCGGCCATCGAGTCGGACTACCTGCCCTCGCTGGACCGGATCCTCGACGCCGTGGACCGGGCGTTCGCCGCCTGA
- the pdhA gene encoding pyruvate dehydrogenase (acetyl-transferring) E1 component subunit alpha, with translation MPWSDPCDVPGTLRLLTPQGERVAPDPAVPNGEALASLAATLDAERLLAMYADMSLTRAFDREATSLQRQGELGLWPESRGQEAAQIGSAHALAPRDYVFPSYREHGVAHVRGLPVRELLHLFRGTQHGGWDPAPHNFHLYTLVIGSHTLHATGYAMGIQRDGDVGTGDPARDRAVITYFGDGATAQGDVNEALVFAATTNAPVVFFCQNNQWAISAPSTVQSAVPLVERGGGFGVPSIRVDGNDVLACYAATATALQRARRGEGPTFIEAVTYRMGAHTTSDDPTRYRMREEEEHWGQRDPIARLAALLRAEGVLDDEAQARIDAEAAELTAGVRTYCRSLTPPAPESMFDHVYAEPHQRLDAERSWFRDYQSSFLDATAGR, from the coding sequence CTGCCGTGGTCAGACCCGTGCGACGTGCCCGGCACGCTGCGGCTGCTCACCCCGCAGGGCGAGCGCGTCGCGCCCGATCCCGCCGTCCCGAACGGCGAGGCGCTCGCATCCCTGGCCGCCACGCTCGACGCCGAGCGACTCCTGGCGATGTACGCCGACATGAGCCTCACCCGGGCCTTCGACCGTGAGGCCACGAGCCTGCAGCGGCAGGGCGAACTCGGCCTGTGGCCGGAGTCGCGCGGGCAGGAGGCCGCGCAGATCGGCTCCGCGCACGCCCTGGCCCCCCGGGACTACGTGTTCCCCTCCTACCGGGAGCACGGCGTCGCGCACGTCCGCGGCCTGCCCGTGCGCGAACTGCTGCACCTCTTCCGCGGCACCCAGCACGGCGGCTGGGACCCCGCGCCCCACAACTTCCACCTCTACACGCTGGTGATCGGCTCCCACACCCTGCACGCCACCGGCTACGCGATGGGCATCCAGCGCGACGGCGACGTCGGCACCGGTGACCCCGCACGCGACCGCGCCGTCATCACCTACTTCGGCGACGGCGCCACCGCCCAGGGCGACGTCAACGAGGCCCTGGTCTTCGCCGCCACCACGAACGCCCCGGTGGTCTTCTTCTGCCAGAACAACCAGTGGGCCATCTCCGCGCCCAGCACCGTGCAGAGCGCCGTGCCGCTGGTGGAGCGCGGCGGCGGCTTCGGCGTGCCGAGCATCCGGGTGGACGGTAACGACGTGCTCGCCTGCTACGCCGCCACGGCCACTGCCCTCCAGCGCGCGCGCCGCGGGGAGGGCCCCACGTTCATCGAGGCGGTCACCTACCGGATGGGCGCCCACACCACCTCTGACGACCCCACTCGGTATCGGATGCGCGAGGAGGAGGAGCACTGGGGCCAGCGGGACCCCATCGCGCGCCTGGCGGCGCTGCTGCGCGCCGAGGGCGTGCTCGACGACGAGGCCCAGGCCCGCATCGACGCCGAGGCCGCGGAACTCACCGCGGGCGTGCGGACCTACTGCCGCAGCCTGACCCCGCCCGCACCGGAGAGCATGTTCGACCACGTCTACGCGGAGCCGCACCAGCGCCTGGACGCCGAGCGCAGCTGGTTCCGTGACTACCAGTCCTCCTTCCTCGATGCCACGGCCGGACGGTGA